The Chitinophaga flava genome has a segment encoding these proteins:
- a CDS encoding winged helix-turn-helix transcriptional regulator yields the protein MYEKKIPKDLSCGIGVTLEIIGGKWKPCLINCIHKGIHRPSELARHNPSASRRVLSLQLKELEEHGVVKKVIYPELPPKVEYFLTELGESLLPIVDLMEKWGDNLLTK from the coding sequence ATGTACGAAAAGAAAATTCCAAAGGATCTTAGTTGTGGGATAGGTGTAACACTTGAGATTATCGGGGGAAAATGGAAACCCTGTTTAATTAATTGCATCCATAAGGGAATACACCGGCCCAGCGAACTGGCCCGGCATAATCCGAGTGCCAGCAGGCGGGTATTAAGTCTGCAACTAAAAGAATTGGAGGAACATGGTGTTGTCAAAAAAGTAATTTACCCGGAACTGCCACCGAAAGTAGAATATTTTTTGACCGAGCTGGGAGAATCGCTCTTACCTATCGTGGACCTTATGGAAAAATGGGGTGATAATCTTCTCACAAAGTAA
- a CDS encoding nuclear transport factor 2 family protein, producing the protein MELSTLSNRDKAAAIQNSIETETLAEIGLINPASYKQHNPHVATGLQAILGLHEQMPMEKVYTNVVRRFQDGDIGFVHVDYYLFEPTVAFDIHRFENGMSVEHWDNLQVNTKKLNKSGRTMTDGKTKAIDHHKTASNKELARSFVQEVLIEGYTERLSTYFKEDELIQHNPHMGDGVSEFFNVLEQWKREGKPQIYHTVHQVLGEGNFVLVLSEGYLHEVHSAFYDLYRIENDRIIEHWDVIEEIPPLERRKNENGKF; encoded by the coding sequence ATGGAATTATCAACATTATCAAACAGGGACAAAGCGGCTGCTATACAAAATAGCATTGAGACAGAGACATTAGCAGAAATCGGATTAATAAATCCGGCATCTTACAAACAGCATAACCCCCATGTTGCTACAGGGCTACAGGCAATACTGGGGCTGCACGAGCAAATGCCAATGGAGAAAGTATATACCAATGTGGTTCGCAGGTTTCAGGATGGTGACATTGGCTTTGTCCACGTAGATTATTATTTGTTCGAACCTACGGTGGCTTTTGATATCCACCGTTTTGAAAACGGTATGAGTGTGGAACACTGGGACAATCTTCAGGTCAATACCAAAAAACTCAATAAGAGCGGGAGAACAATGACCGATGGTAAAACAAAGGCAATAGATCATCATAAAACAGCGTCCAACAAGGAGCTGGCCCGCAGTTTTGTGCAGGAGGTCCTGATTGAGGGTTATACCGAGCGACTATCAACCTACTTTAAGGAAGATGAGTTGATTCAGCATAATCCACACATGGGAGATGGAGTCAGTGAGTTTTTCAATGTTTTGGAACAATGGAAAAGAGAAGGGAAACCACAGATTTACCATACTGTACATCAGGTACTGGGAGAAGGGAATTTTGTTTTGGTTTTAAGTGAGGGATACCTGCATGAGGTACATTCCGCTTTCTATGATTTGTATCGGATCGAGAACGACAGGATCATCGAACATTGGGATGTTATCGAGGAGATACCACCACTTGAAAGACGTAAGAATGAAAACGGAAAATTTTAG
- a CDS encoding AMP-binding protein: MDTIVDHLLFHAQKSPHKTAFIILEDSQELEKRISYQELKTKVEALAVYLYDKQLPGKRVLLVYQGVSDFIISFLACQYAGVIPVPVSYIRGGRQFGRLMNVMNDARVSAILCTHETVVYLEKELHNFLHVNEIIVISTDNITGVYKGKESKRPSGNGIALIQYTSGSTDQPKGVVITHENLISNQLLIRNVFGCTSHSVILSWLPFHHDMGLIGNLLHTIYIGCTCVLMPPFSFMQTPGKWLKAISGYKVTHSGGPNFAYDLCVEKVPEEELGQLDLSSWKTAYNGSEPVHYDTIQRFSDYYKRCGFNISAFYPCYGLAEATLLVAGVKKASVPDVVHIRKEPAADGTISIAEPYSIGSQAVVSCGAVAEGVSLKIISAGNQKECGELEEGEICIAGTGVTSGYWNRSNDDVFYEHGDQLFLRTGDLGFVYKGELFVHGRLKEMLNVRGQNIYPYDIERMVASLDTAIEENGVAVFCNDASDEEVVLVAEIRRTAIKDLDTARIIMQIDQSVTGLSGILLSDVVLVKPLGILRTTSGKLQRLRCRDNYQQRQLSVIASKRSLSSGKLQIERDPRLLKEVLHERSPITVYAYLTDLIRTYHVLATPAEIQEGLSLTALGIDSLRATELVNIINNELHINIDVSRVFQDNTLLSLSHTIGQLLWLKNEHISGEEIII, encoded by the coding sequence ATGGATACGATAGTTGATCACCTGTTGTTTCATGCACAAAAAAGCCCGCATAAGACGGCGTTTATTATTTTAGAGGACAGCCAGGAGTTGGAAAAACGGATCTCCTACCAGGAATTGAAGACAAAGGTTGAGGCGCTGGCAGTTTATTTATATGACAAGCAGTTACCCGGTAAACGAGTGTTGCTCGTTTATCAGGGAGTATCTGATTTTATTATTTCCTTCCTGGCTTGTCAGTATGCCGGTGTGATTCCTGTTCCTGTATCCTATATCAGGGGTGGACGGCAGTTTGGTAGACTCATGAATGTTATGAATGATGCCCGGGTATCTGCTATACTCTGTACACATGAAACAGTTGTTTATCTTGAAAAGGAGCTGCATAATTTTTTGCATGTTAATGAGATCATTGTTATCTCTACAGATAATATTACCGGTGTATATAAAGGTAAGGAATCAAAACGTCCGTCGGGTAATGGTATTGCACTCATTCAATATACATCGGGGTCTACTGATCAACCAAAAGGTGTTGTTATTACGCATGAAAACCTGATCAGCAACCAACTGCTTATCAGAAACGTTTTTGGATGCACCAGTCATTCGGTTATCCTTTCCTGGTTGCCTTTCCATCACGATATGGGGCTTATTGGAAACCTGTTACATACCATATATATCGGCTGTACCTGTGTGCTGATGCCGCCTTTCAGTTTTATGCAGACTCCTGGCAAATGGCTGAAGGCCATATCAGGATATAAGGTTACACATAGTGGTGGACCTAATTTTGCCTATGACCTTTGCGTGGAGAAAGTTCCTGAAGAAGAACTGGGCCAGCTGGATCTTTCCTCCTGGAAGACAGCCTATAACGGGTCTGAACCGGTACACTATGATACAATACAACGTTTCAGCGATTACTACAAACGCTGCGGGTTTAACATATCAGCTTTCTATCCCTGCTATGGCCTTGCTGAAGCCACGTTGCTGGTAGCTGGTGTAAAGAAAGCATCTGTACCGGATGTGGTGCATATCAGGAAGGAGCCGGCTGCTGATGGAACGATCAGCATAGCAGAACCGTATTCTATCGGTTCTCAGGCCGTTGTAAGTTGCGGAGCGGTTGCTGAAGGTGTCAGCCTGAAAATAATTTCGGCTGGGAACCAGAAAGAGTGCGGAGAACTGGAGGAAGGAGAGATCTGTATAGCCGGCACTGGTGTTACCAGTGGATACTGGAATAGGAGCAACGATGATGTATTTTATGAACACGGTGATCAGCTGTTTCTGCGGACAGGAGACCTGGGCTTTGTTTACAAGGGCGAACTGTTTGTCCATGGACGATTGAAGGAAATGCTGAATGTTCGTGGTCAGAACATCTATCCTTATGATATTGAACGGATGGTGGCTTCTCTTGATACAGCCATTGAAGAGAATGGAGTGGCTGTGTTTTGCAATGATGCTTCCGATGAGGAAGTAGTGTTGGTCGCGGAGATAAGAAGAACCGCCATAAAAGATCTGGACACTGCCCGTATTATCATGCAGATTGATCAATCAGTAACCGGTTTGTCCGGTATCCTGCTGTCCGATGTAGTACTGGTCAAACCGCTGGGGATTCTCAGAACAACGAGCGGCAAGCTGCAACGTCTCCGGTGCAGGGACAACTATCAGCAGCGCCAGTTGTCCGTGATAGCGTCGAAACGTAGCTTGTCATCAGGAAAGCTGCAGATAGAAAGGGATCCCCGCCTGCTGAAAGAAGTACTTCATGAACGTTCGCCTATAACGGTGTATGCATATCTCACAGATCTCATCAGAACTTATCACGTATTGGCCACCCCGGCGGAGATACAGGAGGGGCTGTCGCTTACAGCGCTTGGCATCGATTCCCTCAGGGCTACAGAACTGGTCAATATTATCAATAACGAATTACACATCAATATAGATGTATCAAGAGTATTCCAGGATAATACTTTGCTGTCGTTGTCGCACACTATAGGACAACTATTATGGTTAAAAAACGAACACATTTCTGGGGAGGAAATTATAATATGA